Proteins found in one Streptococcus criceti HS-6 genomic segment:
- a CDS encoding MBL fold metallo-hydrolase encodes MKIYTIKNQVALENTYILENEQALLVIDPGSNGQDILAKLNDLVKPVAAVLLTHAHYDHIMSLDAVRDKFGQAPAYISEKEAGWLTNPVDNLSGLPCHDDMVNVRARPADHFYRYRQNYELAGFNFTVVPTPGHSWGSVSLIFKTEEAVFSGDALFCETIGRTDLPTGNRQQLLDAIRKELFILPNHYHVYPGHGFDTTIGHEKTFNPFFRN; translated from the coding sequence ATGAAAATTTATACCATTAAAAATCAAGTTGCTCTTGAAAATACCTACATTCTGGAAAATGAACAAGCCCTTCTCGTTATTGATCCCGGAAGCAATGGTCAAGATATTTTGGCTAAGCTAAATGACTTGGTTAAGCCTGTCGCAGCAGTGCTTTTAACCCATGCCCACTATGACCATATCATGAGTCTGGATGCTGTTCGTGATAAGTTCGGACAGGCTCCAGCTTACATCTCAGAAAAAGAGGCAGGTTGGTTAACCAACCCTGTCGATAACCTGTCAGGCCTCCCCTGCCATGATGATATGGTGAATGTCAGAGCAAGGCCTGCTGACCACTTCTACCGCTACCGCCAGAACTATGAATTGGCTGGCTTTAATTTCACAGTTGTCCCAACGCCCGGCCACTCTTGGGGCAGCGTCTCCCTAATTTTCAAGACTGAGGAGGCTGTCTTTTCGGGCGATGCCCTCTTCTGCGAAACCATTGGCCGGACCGATCTTCCAACTGGCAATCGCCAGCAGCTCCTTGATGCCATTCGCAAAGAACTCTTTATACTGCCTAACCACTATCACGTTTATCCCGGCCACGGCTTTGATACTACTATTGGTCATGAGAAAACTTTCAATCCATTTTTTAGAAACTAG